CAAACTCCTGTACCATCTTCGCAAGCATCAAGTGCACGTGTACGGTCGCCATCGATAAACCGGGGCAGATCCGACGGCCTACACCGAACGGCATCATCTTCACTCCGGTTACCCCGGTTATATCCGCATCCTCTTTACCCGAAACAAACCGGTCCGGATCGAATTTCTTCGGGTTAGACCAAATCTTCGGATCTTCGTTTATTCCCGGGAGATAGAACTCGACGTTGATTCCGGCGGGAACATCGTACCCGGCTACCGTCGTCGGCTCCGTCACCGTGTGAGTCAGCGTGAAGTACGTCGGTGGATGTTTCCGGAGAATCTCCTTGACGAAGGCTTGTAGAAACACCATTTTCTCCACGTCTTTTTCCTCAACCGCACGATCCCCCACCGTCGATTTAATCTCATCGTAGAGACGAGATTGAATCTCAGGATTCGCGATCAGCTGCGCGATTCCCCACTCTATCGCAGTCCCCGTCGTATCCGTCCCGCCGTTGAGAAACTCCGAACATAACGTCACGAGCTCTTCGTTAGACGGCGTCGTTTTACGCCCTTCGATTTTTAAGTCGAAGAGCGTATCTAAGTAGGAGAAAGACGTCGCCGTTTTGTCCGTTCCCGGATTCCGAAGCGCTCTCCGTCGTCTCTCGATGAACCCGACGACGAGCTCGACCTGCTCGCGGCGAACCTCGAGAGCTCGTCTCCTCTCCTTGGAGTAAAACGGAGCAAGGATCGGGAGGTAATCGTCCAGCCGCGGATCGATCGTGATCAACACCTTCTTCATCATCGCATCCATTTTTAAAATCGATTCCTCGTCCATTTCGATTCCGAAACACATCTCTAACAGAATACAAAACGCAGCGAATCTCGCGTTTCGTAGGACCCAGACGAGTCCGTTATTTTCACCGGCCTCTGATTTGATCCTGTCCGCGAGCTTATCCATGGCGGATCGTCTCAGCGACCAGAACTCTTTGAACCGGGTCGAGCTCAGCATGTTCTGCACCATGTTACGTCTGAGTGATCGCCACACGGGGCCGTACACGGAAGCGTTGACTGTGAAAGTGTTGGAGCTGAAGATTGTCCGTGTTGGATTCTCTTTGGGCCGGGTCGCGAACATGGGCCCACGCTGAATTAGAACATCGTGGGCCAGAGTCGCGTCGGAGATGATGATCATGGTT
This region of Brassica napus cultivar Da-Ae chromosome C5, Da-Ae, whole genome shotgun sequence genomic DNA includes:
- the LOC106377145 gene encoding cytochrome P450 77A4-like, yielding MSLLSFPLTSFNISPSLFFTIISTLVSAFVILFLTRKSSNSKRVNLPPGPPGWPVVGNLFQFARSGKQFYEYADDLREKYGPIYTLRMGSRTMIIISDATLAHDVLIQRGPMFATRPKENPTRTIFSSNTFTVNASVYGPVWRSLRRNMVQNMLSSTRFKEFWSLRRSAMDKLADRIKSEAGENNGLVWVLRNARFAAFCILLEMCFGIEMDEESILKMDAMMKKVLITIDPRLDDYLPILAPFYSKERRRALEVRREQVELVVGFIERRRRALRNPGTDKTATSFSYLDTLFDLKIEGRKTTPSNEELVTLCSEFLNGGTDTTGTAIEWGIAQLIANPEIQSRLYDEIKSTVGDRAVEEKDVEKMVFLQAFVKEILRKHPPTYFTLTHTVTEPTTVAGYDVPAGINVEFYLPGINEDPKIWSNPKKFDPDRFVSGKEDADITGVTGVKMMPFGVGRRICPGLSMATVHVHLMLAKMVQEFEWSAYPAGSEIDFAGKLEFTVVMMKPLRAMVKPRV